The following proteins come from a genomic window of Tenebrio molitor chromosome 9, icTenMoli1.1, whole genome shotgun sequence:
- the LOC138139425 gene encoding fibroblast growth factor 1-like isoform X2, translating to MCGVEDDNGGGSSSAPKITWPPPSPSSNWRQLRPVRFGNPLYGTKMQLYSKTRQHLAVYPDGVVRGTPDDNDLHTFLELISAGYPGHVRIKGLLTNLYVAMDKKGRLYGEPDMMEDSTIFIESFQGSYNTYLSLKHAHLGWYLGIKKSGKYKRGSKTKYGQKAISFLPRRSRFQ from the exons at GTGCGGCGTGGAGGACGACAATGGAGGCGGTTCCTCCTCTGCCCCCAAAATCACGTGGCCGCCCCCCAGCCCGTCGTCCAACTGGCGCCAGCTACGGCCTGTCAGATTCGGAAATCCGCTTTACGGCACTAAGATGCAGCTCTACTCCAAAACTAGACAGCACTTGGCGGTCTACCCCGATGGAGTGGTTAGGGGGACTCCCGATGACAACGACCTCCACA CCTTTTTGGAACTGATATCGGCGGGTTATCCCGGCCACGTTCGCATCAAGGGTCTTTTGACCAACTTGTACGTGGCCATGGATAAGAAGGGACGCCTCTATGGGGAGCCAGACATGATGGAAGACTCCACAATTTTCATAGAGTCGTTTCAGGGGTCGTACAATACTTATCTGTCGCTGAAACATGCGCATCTAGGATGGTACCTCGGCATCAAAAAGTCGGGGAAGTACAAGAGAGGGTCCAAGACGAAGTACGGACAAAAAGCCATCAGCTTCCTACCAAGGAGGTCGCGTTTTCAGTGA
- the LOC138139425 gene encoding fibroblast growth factor 1-like isoform X1: MKNTVNQQSDSDSTDIESLLSDNDDIDYKDTKNRTKRGIAWCGVEDDNGGGSSSAPKITWPPPSPSSNWRQLRPVRFGNPLYGTKMQLYSKTRQHLAVYPDGVVRGTPDDNDLHTFLELISAGYPGHVRIKGLLTNLYVAMDKKGRLYGEPDMMEDSTIFIESFQGSYNTYLSLKHAHLGWYLGIKKSGKYKRGSKTKYGQKAISFLPRRSRFQ; this comes from the exons ATGAAAAACACGGTAAACCAACAAAGTGACAGTGATAGCACCGATATCGAAAGTTTATTGAGTGATAACGACGATATCGACtacaaagatacgaaaaatcgcACCAAGAGGGGCATCGCATG GTGCGGCGTGGAGGACGACAATGGAGGCGGTTCCTCCTCTGCCCCCAAAATCACGTGGCCGCCCCCCAGCCCGTCGTCCAACTGGCGCCAGCTACGGCCTGTCAGATTCGGAAATCCGCTTTACGGCACTAAGATGCAGCTCTACTCCAAAACTAGACAGCACTTGGCGGTCTACCCCGATGGAGTGGTTAGGGGGACTCCCGATGACAACGACCTCCACA CCTTTTTGGAACTGATATCGGCGGGTTATCCCGGCCACGTTCGCATCAAGGGTCTTTTGACCAACTTGTACGTGGCCATGGATAAGAAGGGACGCCTCTATGGGGAGCCAGACATGATGGAAGACTCCACAATTTTCATAGAGTCGTTTCAGGGGTCGTACAATACTTATCTGTCGCTGAAACATGCGCATCTAGGATGGTACCTCGGCATCAAAAAGTCGGGGAAGTACAAGAGAGGGTCCAAGACGAAGTACGGACAAAAAGCCATCAGCTTCCTACCAAGGAGGTCGCGTTTTCAGTGA